In Polaromonas sp. JS666, one genomic interval encodes:
- a CDS encoding xanthine dehydrogenase family protein molybdopterin-binding subunit, whose product MYSNSTDTLDITGQLPKGLQALMHKAQEGTEIGAMAALPRRSFLKVATASGFALGVFPLLTHAQATASTTAASSLKPTQQPSAFVRIDRDGTVTVTINRLEFGQGVQTGLPMILAEELDADWRLVKSQHGNADPAYVDPAFGMHLTGGSGSIKNSYTQYRELGARTRAMLVSAAAAQWGVDAGSLRTQQGVVVGPGGKRLTYGELAEAAMKLPVPEAVTLKDPKQFRIIGKPTGRLDARAKSSGGQSYGIDVRLPGMLTAVVAHPPVFAGKVKSLDDAAARAIPGVKAVLRVPLDRGGEGVAVVAEGYWAAKRGRDALKVDWDTSGIEKVDSAQQLTSYRALAQKTGTLKYDADVSKLAAAPKKISAEFVFPYLAHAPMEPLNCTVQLSGQGADARAELWLGTQMPGLDAMAASKVLGVAPQNVKMNVQMAGGGFGRRAIASSDYVVEACNVAKAARGAGLTAAVRTLWSREDDIKGGYYRPMHVHRAEIGFDAKGEILAWDHVIVGQSIVGGTPFEGFMVKDGVDGTMVEGMKEPYEIPMRLSVHHPKLNVPVLWWRSVGSTHTAYVMETLIDEIARGTGQDPVAYRLRQFGTKHPRHTAALQLAVSKSGYGKRTLTAGRAWGVAVHESFNTVVAYVVEASVKDNTPVLHSVTAGVHCNLAINPTSIEAQIQGGALMGLSMCLPGAAITLKDGVVEQSNFGDFPVPRITDMPAVAVFIVPSADAPTGLGEPGLPPLAPAFANAVARLTGKAPRELPFKLA is encoded by the coding sequence ATGTATTCCAACTCAACAGACACCCTGGACATCACCGGGCAATTGCCAAAAGGCCTGCAGGCCCTGATGCACAAAGCACAAGAGGGTACTGAAATTGGAGCCATGGCGGCACTGCCGCGTCGCAGCTTCCTCAAGGTCGCCACGGCCAGCGGTTTTGCGCTGGGGGTTTTTCCGCTGCTGACGCATGCACAGGCAACGGCGTCCACAACCGCAGCATCCAGCCTCAAGCCGACCCAGCAGCCTTCGGCCTTTGTACGCATCGACCGGGACGGCACGGTGACCGTCACCATCAACCGGCTGGAGTTCGGGCAGGGCGTGCAAACCGGTTTGCCCATGATCCTGGCCGAGGAACTCGATGCGGACTGGCGCCTGGTGAAGAGTCAGCACGGCAATGCCGACCCCGCCTATGTGGACCCGGCATTCGGCATGCACCTCACGGGCGGATCGGGCTCGATCAAGAACTCCTACACGCAGTACCGCGAACTCGGCGCCCGCACCCGGGCCATGCTGGTCTCGGCGGCCGCCGCGCAATGGGGCGTCGATGCAGGCAGCCTGCGTACTCAGCAGGGCGTGGTGGTAGGCCCTGGCGGCAAGCGCCTGACATACGGTGAACTGGCCGAAGCGGCCATGAAGCTGCCGGTGCCGGAGGCGGTCACGCTCAAGGACCCCAAACAGTTCCGCATCATTGGCAAGCCCACGGGCCGCCTGGACGCGCGCGCCAAATCCAGTGGCGGTCAAAGCTACGGCATCGACGTGCGCCTGCCCGGCATGCTGACGGCGGTGGTCGCGCATCCGCCGGTATTTGCCGGCAAGGTCAAATCGCTGGATGACGCGGCGGCTCGAGCCATCCCCGGCGTGAAGGCCGTGCTGCGTGTGCCGCTCGATCGCGGGGGGGAGGGCGTGGCGGTGGTGGCGGAAGGCTACTGGGCCGCCAAGCGAGGCCGAGATGCGCTCAAGGTCGACTGGGACACCAGCGGCATCGAAAAAGTGGACAGCGCGCAGCAACTCACCAGCTATCGCGCGCTGGCGCAGAAAACCGGCACGCTCAAATACGACGCCGACGTCAGCAAGCTGGCCGCGGCACCCAAGAAAATCAGCGCCGAATTCGTGTTCCCTTACCTGGCCCATGCACCCATGGAGCCGCTGAACTGCACGGTGCAGCTCAGCGGGCAGGGCGCAGACGCACGCGCTGAACTCTGGCTGGGCACGCAGATGCCGGGGTTGGACGCCATGGCGGCGTCCAAGGTGCTGGGTGTGGCGCCGCAAAACGTCAAGATGAATGTGCAGATGGCCGGTGGCGGCTTCGGCCGCCGCGCCATTGCGAGCAGTGACTACGTGGTCGAAGCCTGCAACGTCGCGAAGGCCGCGCGCGGCGCCGGGCTGACGGCCGCGGTGCGCACCCTGTGGAGCCGCGAGGACGACATCAAGGGCGGTTACTACCGCCCCATGCATGTGCACCGCGCCGAGATTGGTTTCGACGCGAAGGGCGAGATCCTGGCCTGGGACCACGTGATCGTCGGCCAGTCCATTGTGGGGGGCACGCCTTTTGAAGGCTTCATGGTCAAGGACGGTGTGGACGGCACCATGGTGGAGGGCATGAAGGAGCCCTACGAGATTCCGATGCGGCTGTCGGTGCACCACCCCAAGCTGAACGTGCCGGTGCTGTGGTGGCGCAGTGTAGGTTCCACCCATACCGCTTATGTGATGGAAACATTGATTGACGAGATCGCCCGCGGCACGGGCCAGGATCCGGTGGCCTACCGCCTCAGGCAGTTCGGCACGAAACACCCGCGCCACACCGCCGCGCTGCAGCTGGCAGTGAGCAAGTCCGGCTACGGCAAACGTACGCTGACCGCCGGACGTGCCTGGGGCGTGGCGGTCCACGAGTCCTTCAACACCGTGGTGGCCTACGTGGTCGAAGCCTCCGTCAAGGACAACACGCCGGTGCTGCACAGCGTCACCGCCGGGGTGCACTGCAATCTTGCCATCAACCCGACCAGCATCGAAGCTCAGATTCAGGGCGGGGCGCTGATGGGTCTGTCGATGTGCCTGCCGGGCGCTGCCATCACCTTGAAGGACGGCGTGGTCGAGCAGAGCAACTTTGGCGACTTCCCGGTGCCGCGTATCACCGATATGCCCGCGGTGGCGGTGTTTATCGTGCCCAGCGCCGATGCGCCCACGGGCCTGGGTGAGCCGGGCCTGCCGCCGCTGGCCCCGGCATTTGCCAACGCGGTCGCGCGCCTCACGGGCAAGGCGCCGCGCGAGCTGCCCTTCAAGCTGGCGTGA
- a CDS encoding TetR/AcrR family transcriptional regulator, translating to MKPKDEEKQRAIAEATFNLVAQTGLSGLTMADIARAAGIATSTLYVYYPSKDELISQLYEEAKTATMQRLMEGVGPGASLRSRVRRIWGNLLRHRLDRYAEVVFQEQYYNSPWFTQGNRELSTRLMAGFLALMEEGQQQEILKPVPLPLLTASVVGSVRETANLIRTQVLPDDEAVHQAAFTLCWDAIKA from the coding sequence ATGAAACCCAAAGATGAGGAAAAGCAGCGTGCCATCGCCGAAGCCACCTTCAACCTGGTGGCCCAGACCGGCTTGAGCGGTTTGACCATGGCCGATATTGCCAGGGCGGCGGGTATTGCCACGAGCACCCTGTACGTCTATTACCCGTCCAAGGACGAACTGATCAGCCAGCTCTACGAAGAAGCCAAGACCGCGACCATGCAACGCCTGATGGAAGGCGTCGGACCCGGCGCTTCGCTGCGCAGCCGGGTGCGTCGCATCTGGGGCAACCTGCTGCGGCACCGGTTGGACCGGTATGCCGAAGTGGTGTTTCAGGAGCAGTATTACAACTCCCCGTGGTTCACGCAGGGTAACCGTGAATTGTCTACCCGGCTGATGGCGGGCTTTCTGGCGCTGATGGAAGAGGGCCAGCAGCAGGAGATTCTCAAGCCCGTGCCCCTGCCCCTGCTGACGGCCAGCGTGGTGGGCTCGGTGCGGGAAACCGCCAACCTGATACGCACCCAGGTGCTGCCCGACGACGAAGCCGTGCACCAGGCGGCCTTCACCTTGTGCTGGGACGCCATCAAGGCGTGA
- the pcnB gene encoding polynucleotide adenylyltransferase PcnB translates to MIKKFIDKLFGKSGSTGSAASESKRIKKLPFGKRQDVGLKEHGIDPKLVDDRAMDVVRTLKQAGFEAYVVGGAVRDLLVGLRPKDFDVATDATPEQVKSLFRRAFIIGRRFRIVHVIYGRGREHEVIEVSIFRAHLDSSLAEQVGGNERTSKSELAGMKHAVDSSGRVLRDNVWGPLEEDAARRDFTINAMYYDPETQIVVDYHNGIRDAKKKIIRMIGNPAVRYREDPVRIIRAVRFGAKLSALGFKFEDKTSAPLREMSSLLADVPQSRLFDEMLKLLQTGHSLASVEQLKTLGLGTGIYPLLDVVVEAAHEPFLNLALKDTDRRVGEGKPVAPSFLLSCILWSDVRDGWARRRKRGEHLMPALQDAIDDAFNAKIGDVSGRGKLGADMREIWTMQPRFEKRVGSSPYSLLEQPRFRAGFDFLRLRAQTGEVDMALAEWWEKFSTAYDDERHAMIEEARQEQLQKPQHPRTRVKRQDVEADGSSASPPSVRTDADQPETSSEQGDMAPARKRRRRRKPANRANATDSGSAEGGAGGGDQSSPGVASNP, encoded by the coding sequence ATGATCAAAAAATTCATCGACAAGCTGTTTGGCAAATCCGGCAGCACCGGGTCCGCTGCTTCCGAAAGCAAACGGATCAAAAAATTACCCTTCGGCAAGCGCCAGGACGTCGGCCTCAAAGAACACGGCATCGACCCCAAGCTGGTCGACGATCGTGCCATGGATGTCGTGCGTACCTTGAAGCAGGCCGGGTTTGAAGCCTATGTGGTGGGTGGTGCCGTGCGCGACCTGCTGGTCGGCCTGCGCCCCAAGGACTTTGATGTGGCCACCGATGCCACACCCGAGCAGGTCAAGAGCCTCTTTCGCCGCGCCTTCATCATCGGCCGGCGCTTTCGCATCGTTCACGTGATTTACGGCCGTGGCCGCGAGCATGAAGTCATTGAGGTCTCGATCTTCCGCGCGCACCTGGACAGCAGTCTGGCCGAACAGGTGGGCGGCAACGAGCGCACCAGCAAGAGCGAACTCGCCGGCATGAAGCATGCCGTCGACAGCTCGGGCCGCGTGCTGCGCGACAACGTCTGGGGTCCGCTGGAAGAAGACGCGGCGCGGCGCGACTTCACCATCAACGCCATGTACTACGACCCGGAAACCCAGATCGTGGTCGACTACCACAACGGCATTCGCGATGCCAAGAAAAAGATCATCCGCATGATTGGCAACCCGGCCGTGCGCTACCGTGAAGACCCGGTGCGCATCATTCGCGCCGTGCGCTTCGGTGCCAAGCTCAGCGCGCTGGGGTTCAAGTTTGAAGACAAGACCTCAGCGCCCTTGCGCGAGATGAGCAGCCTGCTCGCCGATGTGCCGCAGTCGCGACTGTTCGACGAAATGCTCAAGCTGCTGCAAACAGGCCATTCGCTGGCCAGCGTTGAGCAACTCAAGACCCTGGGCCTGGGTACTGGCATCTACCCGCTGCTGGATGTGGTGGTCGAGGCCGCCCATGAGCCCTTCCTGAACCTGGCGCTCAAGGACACCGATCGCCGCGTGGGCGAAGGCAAACCGGTGGCGCCCAGCTTTTTGCTGTCGTGCATTCTGTGGTCCGATGTGCGCGACGGCTGGGCACGGCGCCGCAAGCGGGGCGAGCACCTGATGCCGGCGCTGCAGGACGCGATTGATGATGCGTTCAATGCCAAGATCGGCGATGTCTCGGGCCGCGGCAAGCTGGGTGCCGACATGCGCGAAATTTGGACCATGCAGCCGCGTTTTGAAAAACGTGTGGGCAGCTCACCCTATTCATTGCTGGAGCAGCCGCGCTTTCGCGCCGGGTTCGACTTTTTGCGCCTGCGCGCGCAGACCGGCGAAGTCGACATGGCGCTGGCCGAGTGGTGGGAAAAATTCAGCACCGCGTATGACGATGAGCGCCACGCCATGATTGAAGAGGCGCGCCAGGAGCAACTGCAAAAGCCGCAGCATCCGCGCACGCGCGTGAAGCGCCAGGACGTGGAGGCGGACGGGTCATCCGCCAGTCCGCCCAGTGTCCGCACGGACGCCGATCAACCCGAAACCTCGTCAGAACAAGGTGACATGGCGCCGGCCCGAAAACGTCGCCGGCGTCGCAAACCGGCGAATCGCGCCAATGCGACCGATTCCGGCAGTGCAGAAGGCGGCGCTGGTGGCGGCGACCAGTCCTCGCCCGGTGTTGCCTCCAACCCTTGA
- a CDS encoding gamma-glutamylcyclotransferase, translated as MLETVIREWGGHTDLWIFAYASLIWRPEFEFSEERFATIHGYHRALKMWSNLNRGTPECPGLVFGLLHGGSCKGVAFRIPRAGVAAALPALWEREMPNGVYDPKWLRCQTALGDVRALAFTLSKRSPSHTGVLHEDTYRQIFSDSCGRYGTTRDYAQLTYDKLRTLGIHDHALGKLLQLACS; from the coding sequence ATGCTGGAAACCGTGATACGCGAATGGGGTGGCCACACCGACCTCTGGATCTTTGCCTACGCGTCGCTGATCTGGCGGCCCGAATTCGAATTTTCGGAAGAGCGTTTTGCCACCATCCATGGCTACCACCGGGCGCTAAAAATGTGGAGCAACCTGAACCGCGGCACACCCGAGTGCCCGGGCCTGGTATTTGGGCTGCTGCACGGTGGCAGCTGCAAGGGCGTGGCGTTTCGCATCCCGCGGGCGGGCGTGGCCGCAGCCCTGCCCGCCCTGTGGGAGAGGGAAATGCCCAATGGCGTCTACGACCCGAAATGGTTGCGTTGCCAGACCGCACTGGGCGACGTGCGGGCCCTGGCCTTCACGCTGTCCAAGCGCAGCCCCAGCCACACCGGCGTGCTCCACGAAGACACCTACCGGCAAATTTTTTCAGACTCCTGCGGGCGCTACGGCACAACCCGCGACTACGCCCAATTGACGTACGACAAACTGCGCACCCTGGGCATTCACGACCACGCCCTCGGAAAACTGTTGCAGCTGGCCTGCAGCTGA
- the folK gene encoding 2-amino-4-hydroxy-6-hydroxymethyldihydropteridine diphosphokinase produces the protein MAAERVVQAYIALGANLGDAAAALRRAASALDRLPLTRVRRMSGLYKTAPLDTDSGEAIAPGGDYLNAVVELETGLAAPALLEQLQRIEQEAGRQRPYRNAPRTLDLDLLLYGSARIESAQLTVPHPRMLLRAFVLVPLAEIAPERVSPEQLAAVAHQAIERLGDFTV, from the coding sequence ATGGCCGCTGAGCGCGTCGTCCAGGCCTATATCGCCTTGGGAGCCAACCTCGGTGATGCGGCGGCCGCGCTGAGACGGGCGGCAAGCGCCCTGGACCGTCTGCCGCTCACGCGAGTCCGCCGGATGTCCGGCCTCTACAAAACAGCACCGCTGGACACCGATTCGGGCGAGGCCATCGCGCCGGGCGGCGACTACCTCAATGCGGTGGTCGAACTGGAAACAGGCCTGGCCGCGCCGGCGTTGCTGGAGCAACTGCAGCGGATCGAGCAGGAGGCCGGCCGCCAAAGACCCTACCGGAACGCCCCGCGCACGCTGGACCTGGATCTGCTGCTCTATGGCAGCGCCCGCATTGAGTCAGCGCAACTGACGGTGCCGCATCCACGCATGCTGCTGCGGGCTTTTGTGCTGGTGCCGCTGGCGGAAATTGCACCGGAGCGGGTGAGCCCCGAACAGCTCGCGGCGGTGGCGCACCAGGCCATTGAGCGGCTGGGCGACTTCACGGTCTGA
- a CDS encoding OmpA family protein has translation MFSQDDDGQLGLVLTVVFGLVALVIALLMAVVISFRVDPRGVPASAPAPSAISVPMAVPDAVPDATPPDAPSAAPADISRSAAQAAADAASVKVEYGVVKFYFASGKADLAAGAGDAMADLVKAAKSGRRLVIAGFHDATGDATKNASLARQRALAVRDALKAAGVAERQIELKKPEQMAGSGSDADARRVEISIQ, from the coding sequence ATGTTTTCTCAGGACGATGACGGCCAGCTGGGCCTGGTGTTGACGGTCGTCTTTGGCCTGGTGGCGCTGGTGATTGCCTTGCTGATGGCCGTGGTGATCAGCTTTCGTGTTGACCCGCGCGGCGTTCCGGCGTCTGCGCCTGCGCCTTCCGCCATCTCCGTCCCCATGGCTGTGCCCGACGCTGTGCCCGACGCCACACCACCGGATGCCCCCAGCGCGGCGCCGGCAGATATCAGCCGCAGCGCCGCGCAGGCGGCCGCCGATGCAGCCAGCGTCAAGGTTGAATACGGAGTCGTGAAGTTTTACTTCGCGTCCGGCAAGGCAGACCTTGCCGCAGGCGCTGGCGACGCCATGGCTGATCTGGTCAAAGCCGCAAAGTCCGGCCGCAGGCTGGTCATTGCCGGGTTTCATGATGCCACCGGCGACGCGACAAAAAATGCCAGTCTGGCCCGGCAGCGCGCCCTCGCGGTGCGGGACGCCCTGAAGGCCGCGGGTGTTGCCGAGCGGCAGATCGAGCTGAAAAAGCCCGAGCAAATGGCCGGCAGCGGAAGCGATGCCGACGCCCGGCGTGTCGAAATCAGCATTCAATAG
- the edd gene encoding phosphogluconate dehydratase: MALHPAISHITARIAERSRPTRGAYLQQLQVAARRDPGVDRMGCANVAHAVAGIPLDDRFKVITHKAPNIGIVNAYNDMLSAHVPLQGYPALIKDEARKLGATAQVAGGVPAMCDGVTQGTPGMELSLFSRDVIAMATAVALSHDMFDAALMLGVCDKIVPGLLIGALHFGHLPTVFVPAGPMTTGLPNKEKARVREQAAQGLVGREGLLDAELKSYHSPGTCTFYGTANSNQLLLEAMGLHVPGTAFVNPGNELREQLTREAARTVLGITKSKRFAPIGQIVDERAIVNAMVALLATGGSTNHLIHWVAVAHSAGIVIDWNDFSDLSDVVPTLAHVYPNGSADVNQFQAAGGPGLIIRELLDAGLMHEDVLTVREGGIREYTREPALAGASLAWHEIGASKDESIVRSAGKPFSPSGGLKLLQGNLGRSVIKVSAVPDDRHVIEAPARVFDSQEALHAAFNAKELDRDMVCVVRWQGPQANGMPELHKLTPPLAVLQGKGFRVALVTDGRMSGASGKVPAAIHVSPEAAAGGPLAKVRDGDMIRLDAVTGELQVLVPEAEWVARQVDTMPPALRRDNGIGLGRELFTGMRRHALTAEEGALSWM, encoded by the coding sequence ATGGCTCTTCATCCCGCAATCTCACACATCACGGCCCGTATTGCCGAGCGCAGCCGTCCCACACGCGGCGCCTACCTGCAGCAGCTGCAGGTGGCGGCCCGGCGTGATCCAGGCGTCGACCGCATGGGTTGCGCCAACGTGGCCCACGCGGTGGCTGGCATTCCGCTCGACGACCGTTTCAAGGTCATCACCCACAAGGCGCCCAACATCGGCATCGTCAATGCCTACAACGACATGCTGTCGGCGCATGTGCCCCTGCAGGGCTACCCGGCCCTGATCAAGGACGAGGCGCGCAAGCTGGGCGCGACGGCGCAGGTAGCCGGTGGCGTACCCGCCATGTGCGACGGCGTCACGCAGGGCACGCCCGGCATGGAGCTCAGCCTGTTCAGCCGCGACGTGATTGCCATGGCCACCGCCGTGGCGCTCTCACACGACATGTTCGACGCGGCGCTGATGCTCGGCGTGTGCGACAAGATCGTGCCGGGCCTGCTGATCGGTGCGCTCCACTTTGGTCACTTGCCCACCGTGTTTGTACCGGCGGGCCCGATGACCACGGGCTTGCCCAACAAGGAAAAAGCCCGCGTGCGCGAGCAGGCGGCGCAGGGGCTGGTCGGGCGCGAGGGCTTGCTCGATGCCGAACTCAAGTCCTACCACAGCCCCGGCACCTGCACGTTTTACGGCACGGCCAACAGCAACCAGCTGCTGCTCGAAGCCATGGGCCTGCACGTGCCCGGTACCGCCTTCGTCAACCCCGGTAATGAGTTGCGCGAGCAGCTCACCCGCGAGGCGGCGCGCACGGTGCTGGGAATCACCAAGTCCAAACGCTTTGCGCCCATCGGCCAGATCGTCGACGAACGGGCCATCGTCAACGCCATGGTGGCCCTGCTCGCCACGGGCGGCTCCACCAACCACCTGATTCACTGGGTCGCGGTGGCCCACTCGGCCGGAATCGTGATTGACTGGAATGATTTTTCCGACTTGTCCGATGTGGTGCCGACGCTGGCGCATGTCTACCCCAACGGCAGTGCCGACGTGAACCAGTTCCAGGCGGCAGGCGGCCCCGGGCTGATCATTCGCGAACTGCTGGACGCCGGCCTGATGCATGAGGATGTGCTGACGGTGCGCGAGGGCGGCATCCGCGAATACACGCGTGAACCGGCGTTGGCCGGGGCTTCGCTGGCCTGGCATGAAATCGGCGCTTCGAAAGATGAGTCGATTGTGCGTTCTGCCGGCAAGCCTTTCAGCCCCAGCGGCGGGCTCAAGTTGCTGCAGGGCAACCTGGGCCGCAGTGTGATCAAGGTCTCCGCCGTGCCCGATGACCGGCATGTGATAGAAGCGCCCGCCCGCGTGTTCGATTCGCAGGAAGCCTTGCACGCCGCCTTCAATGCCAAGGAGCTGGACCGCGACATGGTGTGCGTGGTGCGCTGGCAAGGGCCGCAGGCCAATGGCATGCCGGAATTGCACAAGCTCACGCCGCCGCTGGCGGTGCTGCAGGGCAAGGGGTTCCGGGTGGCACTGGTCACCGATGGCCGCATGAGTGGCGCGTCGGGCAAGGTGCCGGCGGCCATCCACGTGTCGCCCGAGGCCGCTGCGGGCGGACCGCTGGCCAAGGTGCGTGACGGCGACATGATCCGGCTCGATGCCGTCACGGGCGAGTTGCAGGTTCTCGTGCCTGAAGCAGAATGGGTGGCACGGCAGGTTGACACCATGCCGCCCGCCTTGCGACGGGACAACGGCATTGGCCTGGGCCGCGAATTGTTTACCGGCATGCGCCGCCATGCCCTGACGGCAGAAGAAGGAGCTTTATCGTGGATGTAA
- a CDS encoding superoxide dismutase family protein, which produces MKSRLTLLASALVLTACASMTSGPRAVAQLQSTTGNTATGTVSFTKSGDKVVVKGEVRGLKPNAEHGFHVHEKGDCSSGDGLSAGGHFNPDGKPHGNHSDMAHHAGDLPSLKADASGVAKFSFETTSIAVGSGPSDVTGRGLIVHRDPDDYKTQPTGNAGPRLACAVIARG; this is translated from the coding sequence ATGAAATCCCGTTTGACACTGCTTGCCAGCGCCCTTGTTCTGACAGCCTGCGCCTCCATGACCAGCGGCCCGCGCGCCGTGGCCCAGCTCCAAAGTACCACGGGCAACACCGCCACCGGCACCGTCAGCTTTACCAAGAGCGGGGACAAGGTGGTCGTGAAGGGTGAAGTGCGCGGCCTCAAGCCCAACGCCGAGCACGGCTTTCACGTGCATGAAAAAGGCGACTGCTCCAGTGGCGACGGCTTGAGCGCGGGCGGCCATTTCAACCCCGATGGCAAGCCCCATGGAAATCATTCCGACATGGCTCACCATGCCGGCGATTTGCCCAGCCTGAAAGCCGATGCCAGCGGCGTCGCGAAATTCAGCTTTGAAACCACCTCCATCGCCGTCGGCAGCGGCCCCAGCGACGTGACGGGCCGCGGGCTGATTGTTCACCGTGACCCGGACGATTACAAGACCCAACCCACCGGCAACGCCGGCCCACGGCTGGCTTGCGCTGTGATCGCGCGGGGCTGA
- a CDS encoding nucleotidyltransferase family protein yields MDGTGPTVLVLASGRGERFIASGGSTHKLQALLAGRPVLQHTLDAVAASGLPWHLENAGHPGMGDSIAAAVRATPEASGWLILPGDLPLVQGSTLRAVAQALAQHAVVIPVFNGVRGHPVGFSAPCRAGLLGLKGDQGAASVVRAQEAVNSVAFIDVTDPGTVTDIDTLEDLRRAEMLLGQR; encoded by the coding sequence ATGGACGGCACCGGACCCACCGTGCTGGTGCTGGCTTCGGGCCGGGGCGAGCGCTTCATCGCGTCCGGCGGCAGCACGCACAAGCTGCAGGCGCTGCTGGCGGGCAGGCCGGTGTTGCAGCACACGCTGGACGCCGTGGCTGCCAGCGGACTGCCCTGGCATCTCGAGAATGCGGGCCACCCGGGCATGGGCGATTCGATTGCCGCGGCCGTGCGGGCCACGCCCGAGGCTTCGGGCTGGCTGATTCTGCCGGGCGATTTGCCGCTGGTGCAGGGCAGCACGCTGCGGGCGGTTGCCCAAGCGCTGGCGCAGCATGCGGTGGTGATTCCGGTGTTCAACGGAGTGCGCGGCCACCCGGTGGGTTTCTCGGCCCCGTGCCGTGCCGGTCTTCTGGGTTTAAAGGGAGATCAGGGTGCAGCTTCGGTCGTACGGGCGCAGGAAGCTGTCAATTCTGTAGCGTTTATCGACGTCACTGACCCCGGCACGGTCACCGACATCGATACGCTGGAAGACTTGCGCCGGGCCGAAATGCTGCTCGGCCAGCGCTGA
- the pdxH gene encoding pyridoxamine 5'-phosphate oxidase, whose product MSNPIIDIAALRKSYERAELNEDASHADPLKQFDQWLNEAIAAQVPEPNAMTLATVDSKLRPSTRVVLVKGYDARGIVWFTNYNSRKGLELAGNPYAALQFHWVELERVVRIEGVVEKVSAEESDAYFNSRPLDSRIGAWASPQSEVIASRSVLVTNAAKYGAKFLLQPPRPPHWGGYRLQPDNWQFWQGRKSRLHDRLRYTLQADSSWLRERLAP is encoded by the coding sequence ATGAGCAACCCCATCATTGACATTGCAGCCCTGCGCAAAAGCTACGAACGCGCCGAGCTCAATGAGGACGCGTCGCATGCCGATCCCTTGAAGCAGTTCGACCAGTGGCTGAACGAGGCGATTGCCGCGCAGGTGCCGGAGCCCAATGCGATGACGCTGGCGACCGTGGACAGCAAGCTGCGACCCTCCACCCGTGTGGTGCTGGTCAAGGGTTATGACGCGCGCGGCATTGTCTGGTTTACCAATTACAACAGCCGCAAGGGCCTCGAGCTGGCCGGCAACCCCTATGCAGCCTTGCAGTTTCACTGGGTAGAACTGGAACGCGTGGTGCGCATCGAAGGCGTGGTCGAAAAAGTCTCCGCGGAAGAAAGTGATGCCTACTTCAACAGCCGCCCGCTGGATTCTCGTATTGGCGCCTGGGCCAGTCCGCAAAGCGAAGTCATTGCCAGCCGCAGTGTGCTGGTGACCAATGCGGCCAAATATGGCGCCAAATTCCTGCTGCAGCCGCCGCGCCCGCCGCACTGGGGTGGCTACCGCCTCCAGCCCGACAACTGGCAGTTCTGGCAGGGCCGCAAAAGCCGGCTGCATGACCGCCTGCGTTACACGCTGCAAGCCGACTCCAGCTGGCTGCGCGAGCGCCTGGCGCCCTGA
- a CDS encoding (2Fe-2S)-binding protein, which translates to MPTLNINGKDTPVNADESTPILWALRDTLGMTGTKFGCGAALCGACTVHLNGAAIRSCVTPISAAVGQKITTIEAVASDRVGKAVQDAWVKHDVAQCGYCQSGQVMSATALLKAKAKPTNADIDAAMAGNICRCGTYVRIRAAIKDAALALA; encoded by the coding sequence ATGCCCACCCTCAACATCAATGGCAAGGACACGCCCGTCAATGCCGACGAATCCACCCCCATCCTCTGGGCCCTGCGTGACACGCTGGGCATGACAGGCACCAAGTTCGGCTGCGGCGCGGCGCTGTGCGGCGCCTGCACCGTGCACCTCAACGGCGCGGCCATCCGCTCCTGCGTGACGCCGATATCGGCTGCCGTGGGCCAGAAAATTACCACCATCGAAGCCGTGGCTTCCGATCGGGTAGGCAAGGCCGTCCAGGACGCCTGGGTCAAGCACGACGTGGCGCAATGCGGTTATTGCCAGAGCGGCCAGGTGATGAGCGCCACCGCCCTGCTCAAGGCCAAGGCCAAGCCAACCAACGCAGACATCGACGCCGCCATGGCCGGCAACATCTGCCGCTGCGGCACCTATGTGCGCATTCGCGCCGCCATCAAAGACGCCGCCCTGGCCCTGGCCTGA